The proteins below are encoded in one region of Segatella copri:
- a CDS encoding BT_3928 family protein: protein MMKNKATHILTKIAVNIGRLLMAITFIFSGFVKGIDPLGTQYKITDYLEALHIDWMFPDWSTLVMSVLLATAEFAIGIFLLFAIRRRLMSKITLAVMSVMTLITLWIVIADPVKDCGCFGDAVVLTNMETFIKNIILLIFAVLLWRKPLEMQRLISRQTQWVVINYTFLFSIVMSIWSLWYLPQFDFRPYHIGVNIAKGMEIPKGAKQPKFDTTFILEKNGERKEFTLDNYPDSTWTFIDSKTVQTEEGYVPPIHDFSIADAKTGEDITQEVIHDKGYTFLLVSPHLEFADDSNFGNIDEIYEYANDHGYRFLCLTASTEKAIKHWQDITGAEYPFYVTDETTLKTVIRSNPGLLLLKNGTIIQKWSHNDLPDMAEIGDKPLEKTEIGKMPEVSAAKKIAGIISWFIIPLVLLTIADRLWAWGAWIRKKENSNRILSTFKKKRKMRKKIVAGNWKMNMNLQDGVALAKEINEALVADKPNCDVIICTPFIHLASVAQVLDSKVVGLGAENCADKAKGAFTGEVSAEMVKSTGAQYVILGHSERRQYYGETAEILKEKVELALANGLKVIFCCGETLEEREAEKQNEVVKAELEGSVFHLSADAWKNIILAYEPIWAIGTGKTATSDQAEEMLAYIRSIVAEKYGNEAAEDTSILYGGSCKASNAPELFAKPNIDGGLIGGASLKAADFKGIIDAWKK, encoded by the coding sequence ATGATGAAGAATAAGGCAACTCACATATTAACAAAGATAGCGGTCAATATCGGGCGACTGCTGATGGCAATAACCTTCATTTTCTCAGGATTTGTGAAGGGAATTGACCCATTAGGCACGCAATACAAGATAACCGACTATCTGGAGGCGCTGCACATCGACTGGATGTTCCCCGACTGGAGCACCCTGGTGATGTCGGTATTACTAGCCACTGCAGAGTTTGCCATCGGTATCTTCCTCCTCTTCGCCATCCGACGGAGACTGATGAGCAAGATCACCCTTGCCGTGATGAGCGTGATGACGCTGATTACCCTGTGGATCGTTATCGCAGACCCAGTAAAGGATTGCGGATGCTTCGGTGATGCCGTAGTGCTCACCAATATGGAGACATTCATCAAGAACATCATCCTCCTGATATTCGCCGTCCTACTTTGGAGAAAGCCGCTGGAGATGCAGAGACTCATCTCGAGACAGACTCAGTGGGTGGTGATCAACTACACCTTCCTCTTCTCCATCGTGATGAGTATCTGGAGTCTGTGGTATCTGCCGCAATTCGACTTCCGTCCTTATCATATAGGTGTCAACATTGCCAAGGGCATGGAGATACCGAAGGGAGCCAAGCAACCCAAGTTTGATACCACCTTCATTCTGGAGAAGAACGGAGAGCGGAAGGAGTTTACGTTAGACAACTATCCAGACTCCACATGGACTTTCATCGACAGCAAGACGGTTCAGACCGAAGAAGGTTACGTACCTCCAATACACGACTTCAGCATAGCTGATGCCAAGACGGGAGAAGACATCACTCAGGAAGTGATTCACGATAAAGGCTACACCTTCCTCCTGGTTTCGCCACATCTTGAATTTGCCGACGACAGCAACTTCGGCAATATCGATGAGATTTACGAATATGCCAACGACCATGGCTACCGTTTTCTCTGCCTCACGGCAAGTACGGAGAAAGCCATCAAGCACTGGCAGGACATAACAGGAGCGGAATATCCCTTCTATGTCACAGACGAGACTACGCTGAAGACGGTAATCCGCAGCAACCCGGGTCTTCTTCTGCTGAAGAACGGAACCATCATCCAGAAATGGAGCCACAACGATTTGCCTGACATGGCAGAAATCGGCGACAAGCCACTTGAGAAGACCGAAATAGGCAAGATGCCGGAAGTAAGTGCCGCCAAGAAGATAGCCGGCATCATCTCCTGGTTCATCATTCCACTGGTACTCCTCACCATTGCCGACCGGCTCTGGGCTTGGGGCGCCTGGATCAGAAAGAAAGAGAATTCGAACAGAATATTATCAACTTTTAAAAAGAAAAGAAAAATGAGAAAGAAAATTGTAGCAGGTAACTGGAAAATGAACATGAACCTGCAGGACGGTGTTGCTCTCGCTAAGGAGATCAACGAGGCATTGGTAGCTGACAAGCCAAACTGTGACGTAATCATCTGTACTCCATTCATCCACTTGGCTTCTGTAGCTCAGGTTTTGGATTCAAAGGTAGTAGGTCTTGGTGCAGAGAACTGCGCAGACAAGGCTAAGGGTGCTTTCACAGGTGAGGTTTCAGCTGAGATGGTAAAGAGCACAGGTGCTCAGTATGTTATCCTCGGCCACTCAGAGCGTCGTCAGTACTATGGCGAGACAGCTGAGATTCTGAAGGAGAAGGTAGAGTTGGCTTTGGCTAACGGTTTGAAGGTTATCTTCTGCTGCGGTGAGACTCTCGAGGAGCGTGAGGCTGAGAAGCAGAACGAGGTAGTAAAGGCTGAGTTGGAAGGTTCAGTATTCCACTTGAGCGCTGACGCTTGGAAGAACATCATCCTTGCTTACGAGCCAATCTGGGCTATCGGTACAGGTAAGACTGCTACTTCTGACCAGGCTGAAGAGATGTTGGCATACATCCGCTCTATCGTAGCAGAGAAGTATGGCAACGAGGCTGCTGAGGATACATCAATCCTCTACGGTGGTAGCTGCAAGGCTAGCAACGCTCCTGAGCTCTTCGCTAAGCCAAACATCGACGGTGGTTTGATCGGTGGTGCTTCTTTGAAGGCTGCTGATTTCAAGGGTATCATCGACGCTTGGAAGAAGTAA